The sequence below is a genomic window from Desulfovibrio sp. JC022.
CCGTTTAATATTGCTTCTGCTTGCTTCCGTGCTTGCTGTCTTGGCAAGTCTTGCGGTTTTCCCGCAATCGGCCGGTGCAGAAGAAGTCCCCCGTGTTTCCGGAGAATATCTGGAACGCAAGCTCGGCTCGGAAGGGTTGGTGATCATTGATTCCCGCAGTGGTTCCGACTGGCGTGGCAGTGAGTCCAAGATCAAGGGCGCAATCCGCGGCAAGGCCGGCAAGGAAAAGGAATGGGCAGCAGGCCTGCCCAAGGACGCAGAGATAGTAATCTATTGTGCCTGACCCAGCGAATACACAAGCTCCCGTGTGGGGCGAAAGCTGAAGACGATGGGTTTTAAGGATGTTAATGCGCTTCTGGGCGGCTGGCATCAATGGTACAGGTCTGATTATCCGGTAGAACCAAAGTAAAATAAAACGGGGCACAGCCTAGGCTGTGCCCCGTTTTTTATTCTGGTTTATCTAATTCTATTTTATTCAGGAAACGGTGTTTCCGCAGGGCCGCAGATCTGAAAGTCTTGCTGACAAGTTTCCGTTTTTCCTTGAGGGCTTCACGCTGAGCCGCAATTTGGGCCGCTTCATCGCCTTTAGGTTTGTATTTGGTTTTGACTCCGCGAAAGGCTACCTTGATTTTCTTACCTTGGAATTTTTGGTCCAACTCATCCATAATATCCGATTCCGTGGGGAATTTATCCTCAAAGTGGCTGACCCAGAAGTTCATTTCAAAGTCCAATCCTAACAGTCCAAAACGTTTGAATAAAAGATTAGGAGCAGGATCTTTGAGTACATTGGGATGTTTCTTGACTACTTTCATCATTATCTTTTTGGCTTTTTTGACCTTTGAGCCGGGAACAAGTGTGACCGGAATAGTCACTCTGATGCGGGTGTCCTGATAGTTGAGGTTGATGATTTCACCTTTAAGGAAACTTGAGTTTGGGATGATGACCATACTGTTGTCTAAAGCCTTAAGGGTCGTGTTGCGGATGGAAACATCGGCTACCGTGCCGATTATCTTTTTATGTTGCAGGGTGTCCCCTTTTTTGATTGATCCGCCGAAGAGGATGATCAGTCCGCTCACAAAGTTGCTGACAATATCCTTCATCCCAAAACCGATTCCGATGGAAAGGCCGCTGGCGATCCAGGTCAGTGCGGACATGGGAATGCCCAGCAGAAAGAAGGAAGCCAGCAGGAATACCACCCAGACAATGTATGATCCGATGGTGGAAAGGGTATGGGCTAATGCCGATTCAATGCGTTGCCCGTTAATTGAAGTATTGGTGACAAATGATTTCAGCCAGAAAAGGGCCAGACGTGCGGCAAAGAAAAGAATAAGGATGTAAAAAAGATTTTTTACCGAGATGTCCGCTCCGGCAATGTTCATGTCCATGTGCCGGAATACAAAGCGGGCAAAAGGAACACCGCCCATGTAAGCCGTGGCCCAGCCGATGAACATGAAAATGATCACAGAAACAGAGAGCGGGTAAAATAGCTGGACCATCTGATTATGGTGCTGTGCTTCGCGTAATCCCTGTTCAAATTTTTTCTGCTCGTCCTCGTCAAGTTCCTTATCTTCGGGAAGCTGGTATTCCGGCTGGGGCAGGTCGGTGATCATAATTGTTTTAAGGGCCGCGCAAATCTTCATGGTTACCAGAAAGAGGAACCAGATCTGGGTCAGCATCATGGCCTGCGTGCCAAATCCCAACAGGGTGAAAATTGCGGAACTGGCAAGGACAACTTTGTTCGCCTTGAATGTGGAACGGGTTATTTGCAGGGTATATCTGTTGCGGTTGGCGTGCATGGCTGCCAGCCCCGTCAGACTGAGCAGAAACCAGACTACGGACAAACATTCCGCAGGCAGGGTCAGCATGTGCATGATATCCCCGGCGGTCATCAGGCTCCAGAGGATGAACATTGGAGTATAAATGAGCGGTGCAGGCTGAACCTTTTCCCGTGCCCAGAGAAAATTGCGGGTACAAATGATGGCACCAAGGGTAATGGCTTCGGTCCAGAGCAGTCCGGTTATCTGGTTGGCAGTGAAAAGGGTCAAAATGCGGGCGAAAAGAATTGCCGTACCAAGCGAGATCAGGAAGAGACCCGTGTTGTAGAATGAGAGTTTATGGTTGCTGAACATGGGTCTGCGGAGCATTTTTTTTACCAGAGTGCGCAGGGTCAGCCAGAGGACAATGGTTATACCGCACATGATCAGCAGGAAATTATCCCATTCAACCCAGACGATAAGTGGGTGGTAGAATTTAGTGTAACTGTCCCGCCATTCATCAAATGAGTACCCGATATCTTTCCAAGCCTGCGGAAAAAATAAAATCAGTGCCGGCTCAAAATAAAAGCTTTTCAGGGTTTGGGCATAAAATTTGTGCGTGACTTCGCGGTCTTCAGCCATGGATTCGATAAATTTGTCTGATTTCAGCAGTGCCGCATCAATGGTTCGTTTCAGAGTGGCCGCTTCCTTGCGAACACGTAAATATTTGTCTCTGGTTTCTACCAATTTATGCTTAAGTTGCTGGTCGGTAATTTTGGTCTTGAAATGAATTTCATTAATAACATCGAAACCCTGCTTGATTTTCTTGAGCCTGTTTTTTTCGATGAGCAAATCAGATTTTGCAAGTTGAACATAGGACTTAACATCGTCCAGCTGCATTATGACCGTGCGGTAGGACCACGGAGTCTGTTTGGCCATTCCACGCAACATTTTTAACTGGTCGAGACGGACCTGTGCTTTATGAAGTCTTGTATCATATCTAGTGATCATGGCCGGAATGTGCTTGTTCAGTTCTTTGACAGTTATTTCCTGTCGCTGGATGTCGGCATCAAGGGTTTCGACCATACTCAGCAGGGTTTGGGTGGCTGTTTCGGCTTGTGAGTTTGCGGCAGCGGAGAAGGTGAGGAGTATAATCGAAAGAATCAGGAATAATCCTTTTTGTGTGCATCGGGGCATCTTTTTCTCCAAGGCTTGACAAGCCTGCTATTTTTCCGGTTAATTATCTGCATCCGCAGACTGCTTTTTCAGTTCGCTTCTTCACAGTCACGCCTGTGACCTTCTTTTCATGAAAATTTTCCGGTACTGACCGGATCATGTCCGGTAGAAAATCCTATTCGCAAACGTATATTTTGCAGTCGGCAATTCTTATTATTCAACGTACACTGCTGGTTGTACTAAATGTGCCTGACAAATAAAACATTTTTTACAGCTGATTATCAATCGGGAGAATTATGGTATCCAATATTTATCTGATCGGTTCCCGCGCCTGCGGTAAAACCACCGTGGGAAAACAACTTGCCGATAAGCTGCATCTTGACTTTTATGACACTGACGAAGTGCTCGTAAAAAAAGCGGATTGTGAAATAACGCAGTACGTGGAGCAAAACGGCTGGGAGAGTTTTCGTGGTCTTGAAGCTGAAGTACTTGGCGAGCTGGCGCAAAAGCAGGGCGCGGTTATCTCCTGCGGTGGTGGAATCGTAGTTCGCGAGGAAAACAGGACCCTGCTCAGTAAAAAATTTACCGTGTATATCAAGGCGGATGTGCAGACCCTCGCCAACCGTTTGCAGGCCGATCCCAATCATGATCAGCGTCCGTCGCTTACCGGAAAGTCCATTGTGGATGAAGTCCGGGAAGTGCTTGAAGCTCGGGAGACGCTTTATTCCGGTTGCGCGAGTCTAGTAGCTGACGGCTCCGCTCCAATTGAAGACGTATGTGACCAGATTTTAGAAAGCTACAAATTCTTCAGCAAAGGGGAGAAATAATATGAGCGGCAATACATTCGGCCAGATTTTTAAGGTTACCACCTATGGTGAATCTCACGGTCCCGGTTTAGGCGGAGTTATCGACGGATGCCCGGCGGGGATTGAACTAAGCGAAGAAATTATCCAACTTGAATTGGACCGCCGTAAACCCGGTCAGGGCATTGCATCCACCGCCCGCAAAGAGGCTGACCGGGTCAAGATTCTTTCCGGTGTTTTTGAAGGGCGCACTACCGGAACTTCCATCGGTTTTCACATTGAGAATACGGACCAGCGTTCCCATGATTATTCCAAAATAATGAATGTGTACCGGCCCGGACATGCCGACCGGACTTTTGATGCCAAGTATGGCTTTCGTGATTATCGCGGCGGCGGCCGTTCTTCCGGTCGCGAGACTGTTTCCCGCGTTGCCGGGGGGGCAGTGGCGCAGGAGCTTTTGCGCCAACAGGGTATAACCTGTCAGGCTTACTCTGTCCGTATCGGCGGAATTGACGGGGGAGTGAAAGATCCCGAAAAGGCTTACGAAATGCCATTTTTCGCTGCCGATCCTGATGTGATCCCCCGCTGGGAAGAGCGGGTCAAAGAAGTCCGTTCTCAGGGCGATACCCTCGGCGGCGTTGTTGAAGTACGCATCAAAGGCGTGCCTGCCGGACTGGGCGAGCCTGTTTTCGATAAAATCGACGCCCGCCTTGCTTACGCGCTCATGTCTGTAGGGGCTGTTAAAGGGGTTGAGATTGGTTCGGGCTGCAAGGCTGCCGATGCCCTTGGCAGCGAGAATAATGATTTTATGGATGAGGATGGTTTCCGCAGCAACAACGCCGGCGGCATTCTGGGCGGTATTTCCAGCGGGCAGGATATTGTTGTCCGTGCTTACGTTAAGCCCATTCCGTCCATCAGCAAGCCGCAGCAGACCGTTAACCGTGATGGTAAGCCGGAGGAAATCATAATCGGCGGCAGGCACGATATCTGCGCTATCCCGCGCATTGTCCCGGTGCTCAAGTCCATGGCCATGCTTACGGTGGCTGATTTTATTTTATTGCAACGAAGAATGGGCTAAAAAGTAAAAGGGATGGATGCTTTAGCATCCACCCCTTTATTTCTATTTCTTGGCGATTATATAACCGAAGCTGGTCCAGCGTCCGTTATCGACAGCAAGGGTTTTCGGATCATTGTCCGGGTCCTTTTTGCAGAAAGGGTCGTGTTTGGCGAATTCCATCCACCAGTCCCATGCATCAGGGGCATAGCCGCTTTCGATGATTTCAAATCCGGCCCGTTTAACGTCGGCAACAGTGCTGTCCACAGTCCTGAAGCATTCTTTCCACGGGAATTCCGGTTGTGAAACATAAGGTTCCAAGTCCTCGGGCAACGGTACGTCAAGGTGCATCGGCTCTCCCAATGCGAAGACACCGTCCGGCCTGAGTATCCGGTGAATCTCCTGAAGGCATTCAATATAGCCCTTTTCACCGCTGATTCCGCGGACCATCTCCAACGCTGTCGTTGAGCTGGCAAAGTCGAATGATTCAGATGCAAGGTGCGTTTCGGGCACTCCGATTTTCTGGGTTAAAACCAGATTTTCCACACCCCATTCATGAGCATTGGCCCGGGCATGTTCCACCATTGGCCTACCGTCCATACGGTCGTCCCACGGATCAATGCCGAACACGGATATTCCGTATTCTTTTGCCAGAAAGCAGGCCTGAATTCCACGGTTACAACCGATATCCAGCAGCCTTGCTCCGTTCCATATACCCATTTTCCGGGCTATGAAATCGCTGAGTTTTAGACCGCCGGGACCGCTGCATTGAGCGTATATGGTATCCAGATCGGTGTATTTTGATGATTTTGAATAATTAATCTGCGTCATTGGATGACTCCTGTTTCTTTAGTTTTTGGAATGGGCATCTGCCCGGACCGCAATAAACCCGGAGTCCTCCGCCTGCCGCGGAAACAACCCGTCAGCAGACGGATTACATTACTATTCTCTTTTTCATAAAATCCCCGTTAAATGTTTGTGTGTTAGGCCATAACAGATGCTACGGCCTGATAATAAATACAAATATTTTATAAATCTAGCCGGTGCAGGTCTTACAGATTTTCAAATTGCTGAAATCCCCGGCCTGATATTGGCGGATCAGGGAAATGAAGTGATCGGAGTTCCAGATTTCCTCTAAGGTGTTCTTATAGAGGTTGCCGAGAACTACGGTTCTGCGCCAATCGTGACAACAGATGATTACATCCCCGTTGTAGAGTACGTAAGCCTGCTTGAGGAAAAGATCACAGTCGCGTTTGAGTTTTTGTTTCTGAGTGCTTAAGCCGCTGATGTCGTCCCCGGCGCGGTTATCCAACTGGTGGATCTTGAAGGTTACATCACGCTTGGCCCAATGCTTCTTGGCGTATTCCAGCTCATCATGAACGATGGTGGTATCAAGGGTGGTGATGGAGACTTTGGGTCGTTTGGCACCTTTCTTTTCCTTGATGTCGAGGAATCTATCAATGTTATCTAGAATGTTGAATTTCTTGATGCCCATGGATTCAGTGTAAGTCTCGGCGGAATAGCCCTGCACGGAAACCCAGAGATGGCGCAGGCCGGATTCAATAAGCCGTTCGCTCATGTCTTCAGTAAGCAGAGCACCGTTGGTGTTAATCTTGGTGCGGGTGAAAGGCTTTCTGTTTTTTTCAATGTACGCGATACGCTCAGGCATTTTTTTATCCATGAGCGGTTCATTCATTAAATAAGGGCTGATACGGCCGATGAAATGTTTGCTGGTCTCATCGATGATTTTTTTGAAAAGATCATCTTCCATATGGCCTTGAGGCTGTGTATTATGAGTATGTTTCCAGCCGCAGAACAAACACATGGCATTACAATGGCTTGTGGTTTGAATCTGAATGGCGCGCGGAAAAGAGGGACGGGGACGTTTTTTGTCCTTCATCCAAGTTATCAGCTGTTGAAATTTGCCTTCGTCTTCCGCAGGCATATAATATTCACCCATGTGATTTTACTCCTTGTAAAATTAATGGCGGGTAATTTAAGTGTCGGTATTCGGGAGGCCGAACTTATAATGAGTTGACAAGCAGTGTCAACGTGTATGGAGTAGCAGATAATGAGTGTTCTTGTTGAATTGACAATATTCCCTACGGATAAGGGCGAAAGTGTCAGTCCTTACGTGGCAAGGGTTGTGAAAATTATCCGCGAGTGCGGACTTCCCTGCCAGCTTGGTCCCATGGGGACCTGTATTGAAGGGGAGTGGGCCGAAGTTATG
It includes:
- a CDS encoding radical SAM/SPASM domain-containing protein, whose translation is MGEYYMPAEDEGKFQQLITWMKDKKRPRPSFPRAIQIQTTSHCNAMCLFCGWKHTHNTQPQGHMEDDLFKKIIDETSKHFIGRISPYLMNEPLMDKKMPERIAYIEKNRKPFTRTKINTNGALLTEDMSERLIESGLRHLWVSVQGYSAETYTESMGIKKFNILDNIDRFLDIKEKKGAKRPKVSITTLDTTIVHDELEYAKKHWAKRDVTFKIHQLDNRAGDDISGLSTQKQKLKRDCDLFLKQAYVLYNGDVIICCHDWRRTVVLGNLYKNTLEEIWNSDHFISLIRQYQAGDFSNLKICKTCTG
- the aroC gene encoding chorismate synthase, giving the protein MSGNTFGQIFKVTTYGESHGPGLGGVIDGCPAGIELSEEIIQLELDRRKPGQGIASTARKEADRVKILSGVFEGRTTGTSIGFHIENTDQRSHDYSKIMNVYRPGHADRTFDAKYGFRDYRGGGRSSGRETVSRVAGGAVAQELLRQQGITCQAYSVRIGGIDGGVKDPEKAYEMPFFAADPDVIPRWEERVKEVRSQGDTLGGVVEVRIKGVPAGLGEPVFDKIDARLAYALMSVGAVKGVEIGSGCKAADALGSENNDFMDEDGFRSNNAGGILGGISSGQDIVVRAYVKPIPSISKPQQTVNRDGKPEEIIIGGRHDICAIPRIVPVLKSMAMLTVADFILLQRRMG
- a CDS encoding cyclopropane-fatty-acyl-phospholipid synthase family protein; translated protein: MTQINYSKSSKYTDLDTIYAQCSGPGGLKLSDFIARKMGIWNGARLLDIGCNRGIQACFLAKEYGISVFGIDPWDDRMDGRPMVEHARANAHEWGVENLVLTQKIGVPETHLASESFDFASSTTALEMVRGISGEKGYIECLQEIHRILRPDGVFALGEPMHLDVPLPEDLEPYVSQPEFPWKECFRTVDSTVADVKRAGFEIIESGYAPDAWDWWMEFAKHDPFCKKDPDNDPKTLAVDNGRWTSFGYIIAKK
- a CDS encoding rhodanese-related (seleno)protein, which produces MGNRLILLLLASVLAVLASLAVFPQSAGAEEVPRVSGEYLERKLGSEGLVIIDSRSGSDWRGSESKIKGAIRGKAGKEKEWAAGLPKDAEIVIYCAUPSEYTSSRVGRKLKTMGFKDVNALLGGWHQWYRSDYPVEPK
- a CDS encoding MTH1187 family thiamine-binding protein translates to MSVLVELTIFPTDKGESVSPYVARVVKIIRECGLPCQLGPMGTCIEGEWAEVMDVVTKCYQALETDCERIYMLMKADCRKGAVDRLHGKVESVESKL
- the aroL gene encoding shikimate kinase AroL is translated as MVSNIYLIGSRACGKTTVGKQLADKLHLDFYDTDEVLVKKADCEITQYVEQNGWESFRGLEAEVLGELAQKQGAVISCGGGIVVREENRTLLSKKFTVYIKADVQTLANRLQADPNHDQRPSLTGKSIVDEVREVLEARETLYSGCASLVADGSAPIEDVCDQILESYKFFSKGEK
- a CDS encoding mechanosensitive ion channel family protein, which gives rise to MPRCTQKGLFLILSIILLTFSAAANSQAETATQTLLSMVETLDADIQRQEITVKELNKHIPAMITRYDTRLHKAQVRLDQLKMLRGMAKQTPWSYRTVIMQLDDVKSYVQLAKSDLLIEKNRLKKIKQGFDVINEIHFKTKITDQQLKHKLVETRDKYLRVRKEAATLKRTIDAALLKSDKFIESMAEDREVTHKFYAQTLKSFYFEPALILFFPQAWKDIGYSFDEWRDSYTKFYHPLIVWVEWDNFLLIMCGITIVLWLTLRTLVKKMLRRPMFSNHKLSFYNTGLFLISLGTAILFARILTLFTANQITGLLWTEAITLGAIICTRNFLWAREKVQPAPLIYTPMFILWSLMTAGDIMHMLTLPAECLSVVWFLLSLTGLAAMHANRNRYTLQITRSTFKANKVVLASSAIFTLLGFGTQAMMLTQIWFLFLVTMKICAALKTIMITDLPQPEYQLPEDKELDEDEQKKFEQGLREAQHHNQMVQLFYPLSVSVIIFMFIGWATAYMGGVPFARFVFRHMDMNIAGADISVKNLFYILILFFAARLALFWLKSFVTNTSINGQRIESALAHTLSTIGSYIVWVVFLLASFFLLGIPMSALTWIASGLSIGIGFGMKDIVSNFVSGLIILFGGSIKKGDTLQHKKIIGTVADVSIRNTTLKALDNSMVIIPNSSFLKGEIINLNYQDTRIRVTIPVTLVPGSKVKKAKKIMMKVVKKHPNVLKDPAPNLLFKRFGLLGLDFEMNFWVSHFEDKFPTESDIMDELDQKFQGKKIKVAFRGVKTKYKPKGDEAAQIAAQREALKEKRKLVSKTFRSAALRKHRFLNKIELDKPE